One Vespa crabro chromosome 1, iyVesCrab1.2, whole genome shotgun sequence genomic region harbors:
- the LOC124424058 gene encoding uncharacterized protein LOC124424058: protein MDVNEDAPEDVKRAVSVEKEIRKGEKDDKFEVHPQERDKKKKKWLHCAKPLPKRKKTMAEDECCQKKKKKAAAKDMKQVTVMIYGKPCVFPKQDTIPRHCLSKKEYIDLLATPNYRCPSPCLQEEVKRKLKPISTRIKELARPTKHRMLMTLQEVGTRLKPEFVDNLIKSLEGETCLTPEQAAKAFRDKKRKRIAKKRERTRKLGRITRMAKKSGAASSTMLDKDAVMCQYMMAECFVKSILDWKCPIPKEEYEDIASVIMRRLSYILEYTPTDESDRKSQQMRFLSDIIASWISGVLFEVADDHEKELKEICEKKRKEEEE from the exons ATGGATGTAAATGAAGATGCTCCGGAGGACGTAAAACGTGCCGTTTCGGTAGAAAAGGAGATAAGAAAGGGTGAAAAGGATGACAAATTTGAAGTACATCCAcaagaaagagacaagaagaaaaaaaaatggttacATTGTGCCAAACCATTGCCGAAGAGAAAG AAAACTATGGCAGAGGATGAATGTtgtcagaaaaaaaagaagaaggcaGCGGcgaaagatatgaaacaagtaaCAGTGATGATTTATGGTAAACCATGCGTTTTTCCTAAACAGGACACCATTCCGAGACATTGTTTGTCAAAGAAAGAATACATCGATCTATTAGCCACTCCGAA TTATAGATGTCCATCACCATGTTTGCAAGaggaagtaaaaagaaagttaaaaccAATTTCAACAAGAATCAAAGAACTCGCTCGGCCAACAAAGCACCGTATGTTAATGACCCTGCAGGAAGTTGGTACTAGGTTGAAGCCCGAATTTGtggataatttaataaaatcactGGAGGGTGAAACTTGTCTTACACCAGA GCAAGCAGCGAAGGCGTTTCGCGATAAAAAACGTAAGAGAATCGCtaagaaacgagaaaggacACGTAAGTTAGGCCGGATTACTCGAATGGCGAAAAAATCTGGTGCAGCAAGTTCTACAATGTTGGACAAGGATGCAGTAATGTGTCAATATATGATGGCCGAGTGTTTTGTTAAGAGTATTCTTGATTGGAAATGTCCTATACCGAAGGAAGAGTACGAGGATATTGCAAGTGTGATAATGAGAAGATTGAGTTACATTCTTGAATATACGCCGACCGATGAGAGCGATCGTAAGTCTCAGCAGATGCGTTTCCTCTCAGATATAATAGCTTCCTGGATATCGGGGGTTCTCTTCGAAGTTGCGGATGATCATGAGAAGGAATTAAAGGAAATTtgtgagaaaaaacgaaaggaagaagaggaa